One window of Trifolium pratense cultivar HEN17-A07 linkage group LG5, ARS_RC_1.1, whole genome shotgun sequence genomic DNA carries:
- the LOC123885931 gene encoding oligopeptide transporter 3-like — protein sequence MASNDRIPDAEVGVTPPDDRCPIEEVALVVPETDDPTIPVLTFRAWFLGITSCIILIILNTFFTFRTQPLTISAILMQIAVLPIGKLMAAILPTKDYNFIGWHFTLNPGPFNMKEHVIITIFANCGVSQGNGDAYSIGAITIMKAYYKQSLSFLLALFIVLSTQIMGYGWAGILRRYLVNPVGMWWPSNLAQVSLFRALHEKENKAAKGFTRMQFFLIAMGVSFLYYALPGYLFSVLTFFSWVCYAWPHSITAQQIGSGYHGLGIGAFSFDWAGISAYHGSPLVAPWSSIVNLGVGFIMVIYIILPICYWKFNTFDARKFPIFSNKLFTHNGQKYDTTKILTKDYDLNIDAYNKYGKLYLSPLFALSIASGFARLTATLTHVALFHGRDILRQSKSAMGNAAKLDVHGRLMKAYKQVPEWWFLILLFGSMALSILITLVWKKDVQLPWWGMIFAFVLAFVVTLPIGVIQATTNQRTGYDIIAQFMIGYILPGKPIANLLFKIYGRISTVHALSFLSDLKLGHYMKIPPRCMYTAQLVGTLVAGVVNLAVAWWMLDNIKDICMDDEAHHDSPWTCPKYRVTFDASVIWGLIGPRRLFGPGGLYRNLVWLFLIGAVLPVPVWVFSKIYPDKKWIRLINIPVISYGFSGMPPATPTNVASWLLTGMIFNYFVFRFHKRWWQKYNYVLSAALDAGTAFMGVLIFFALQNAGHSLKWWGTELDHCPLATCPTAPGIVVDGCPVF from the exons ATGGCCTCAAATGATCGAATTCCAGATGCGGAAGTGGGCGTAACTCCCCCCGACGACAGGTGTCCGATTGAAGAAGTGGCGCTGGTCGTCCCTGAAACCGACGACCCTACCATTCCAGTCTTGACTTTCCGAGCATGGTTTCTCGGAATAACCTCTTGCATCATCCTCATCATTCTCAacactttcttcaccttcagaacTCAACCACTCACCATCTCTGCCATTCTTATGCAAATTGCGGTTCTTCCAATCGGAAAGCTCATGGCCGCAATTCTTCCAACGAAGGACTATAATTTTATTGGATGGCATTTTACCTTGAACCCTGGCCCCTTTAACATGAAGGAGCACGTTATTATAACTATTTTTGCCAACTGTGGTGTTTCTCAGGGTAATGGTGATGCTTACTCCATCGGTGCCATCACTATCATGAAAGCTTATTACAAGCAATCTCTTAGTTTTCTCCTTGCTCTCTTTATCGTCTTAAGCACCCAg ATAATGGGGTATGGATGGGCTGGGATTCTGAGGAGGTATCTGGTGAACCCTGTTGGAATGTGGTGGCCATCTAACCTTGCACAAGTctctctctttag GGCACTCcatgaaaaagagaataaaGCAGCAAAAGGCTTTACGAGGATGCAGTTTTTCCTCATTGCCATGGGTGTAAGCTTCCTGTATTATGCACTCCCCGGATATCTTTTCAGCGTCTTAACATTCTTCTCATGGGTTTGCTACGCGTGGCCGCATAGTATCACAGCGCAGCAAATTGGATCGGGTTACCATGGACTTGGAATTGGGGCATTCAGTTTTGATTGGGCTGGGATTTCAGCTTATCATGGAAGCCCTCTTGTTGCACCATGGTCATCCATTGTTAATCTTGGGGTTGGATTTATCATGGTCATCTATATAATTCTACCCATATGTTACTGGAAGTTTAACACCTTTGATGCTAGGAAGTTTCCTATATTTTCTAATAAGCTGTTCACCCACAATGGACAAAAATATGACACTACTAAGATCTTAACCAAGGATTATGATCTTAACATTGATGCATACAACAAATATGGCAAGTTGTACCTTAGTCCTCTCTTCGCATTATCTATTGCATCAGGTTTCGCAAGATTAACTGCAACCCTCACTCATGTAGCATTGTTCCATGGCAG AGACATATTGAGACAGAGCAAATCAGCAATGGGTAACGCCGCAAAATTGGATGTGCATGGTAGACTGATGAAGGCTTATAAGCAAGTGCCAGAATGGTGGTTCCTCATTTTATTGTTTGGTAGCATGGCACTATCGATATTAATAACTTTAGTGTGGAAAAAGGATGTGCAACTTCCATGGTGGGGTATGATATTTGCTTTTGTCTTAGCTTTTGTTGTAACCCTCCCAATTGGTGTCATTCAAGCAACTACCAACCAG CGAACTGGATATGACATTATAGCACAGTTCATGATCGGATATATCCTTCCTGGAAAACCAATTGCAAATTTGCTCTTTAAGATTTATGGGAGAATCAGCACCGTCCATGCTCTATCTTTCTTGTCAGATCTCAAACTTGGACACTACATGAAAATTCCCCCACGATGCATGTATACAGCACAG TTGGTGGGAACTCTAGTTGCTGGAGTGGTGAACCTTGCAGTGGCTTGGTGGATGTTGGATAACATTAAGGACATTTGCATGGATGATGAAGCTCACCATGACAGTCCTTGGACTTGCCCTAAATACAGAGTGACATTCGATGCATCTGTTATATGGGGTTTGATCGGACCGAGGCGGCTATTTGGACCTGGTGGATTGTACCGAAACCTAGTATGGTTATTCTTGATTGGAGCTGTGTTGCCAGTTCCTGTTTGGGTGTTCAGCAAAATCTACCCTGACAAGAAATGGATTCGTCTGATAAACATACCAGTTATATCTTATGGTTTCTCTGGAATGCCGCCTGCAACTCCTACTAACGTTGCCAGTTGGCTATTGACTGGAATGATCTTCAACTACTTTGTGTTCCGCTTCCACAAACGCTGGTGGCAGAAATATAATTATGTTTTATCTGCGGCACTTGATGCAGGCACAGCTTTTATGGGTGTCTTGATATTTTTTGCTCTGCAAAATGCAGGCCATAGTCTCAAATGGTGGGGAACTGAATTGGACCATTGCCCATTGGCTACTTGCCCAACTGCACCGGGAATTGTGGTTGACGGTTGTCCTGTGTTCTAA